One Canis lupus dingo isolate Sandy chromosome 3, ASM325472v2, whole genome shotgun sequence DNA window includes the following coding sequences:
- the GLRX gene encoding glutaredoxin-1, with protein MAQAFVSSRLQPGKVVVFVKPTCPYCRRAQELLGALPLRPGALEFVDITAAGDTSSIQDYLEKLTGARTVPRVFIGRDCIGGCSDLIEMNQSGELCKRLQQIGALQ; from the exons ATGGCCCAGGCGTTCGTGAGCAGCAGGCTGCAGCCCGGGAAGGTGGTGGTGTTCGTCAAGCCCACCTGCCCCTACTGCCGAAGGGCCCAGGAGCTGCTCGGCGCGCTGCCCCTCCGGCCGGGGGCTCTGGAATTCGTCGACATCACGGCCGCGGGCGACACCAGCAGCATTCAAGACTATCTGGAAAAGCTCACGGGCGCCAGGACG gTGCCTCGGGTCTTTATCGGAAGAGACTGTATCGGTGGCTGCAGCGATCTGATAGAAATGAATCAGAGTGGGGAACTGTGCAAGCGGCTACAGCAGATTGGAGCTCTGCAATAA